A single genomic interval of Armigeres subalbatus isolate Guangzhou_Male chromosome 1, GZ_Asu_2, whole genome shotgun sequence harbors:
- the LOC134208058 gene encoding uncharacterized protein LOC134208058 isoform X2, producing the protein MLDPLETAVVIDNGSGWIKAGLAGEHEPAVVFPTVVGTSAEEQDVVGSLEASKLVNPIQLGRITDWDSMEKIWHYTFYDQLTIAPEEHPVLLSDVPLNPKAYREKMTQIMFESFSCPAVLIENQAVLSLYASGRTSGIVLDCGHDATYVVPIDRGHTLTQAIEIITVGGSKLTDYLASCLADKGITRLTNETVRNIKEKLGSITVGQERIRCTEVLFQPSLVDLETSGIHQALFNSIMNCDIDVRNELFANVVLSGGSTMFGGMANRLERELRALVAPDAVKIKVITPAQRIYSAWRGGSNLASLAGYQNLWITREEYDDFGLDIVQRKCL; encoded by the exons ATGCTAGATCCGCTGGAAACCGCAGTTGTCATCGATAATGGATCCGGATGGATCAAGGCTGGCTTGGCCGGAGAGCATGAACCGGCGGTTGTGTTTCCCACGGTCGTCGGTACCAGCGCCGAAGAGCAGGACGTCGTGGGAAGCCTGGAGGCATCCAAGCTAGTGAATCCAATACAACTCGGTCGGATAACCGATTGGGATAGCATGGAAAAGATTTGGCATTACACATTCTACGATCAATTGACAATTGCTCCGGAGGAACACCCGGTCCTGCTGAGTGACGTACCACTCAATCCGAAGGCATACCGCGAGAAGATGACACAAATCATGTTCGAGTCGTTCAGCTGCCCAGCTGTACTCATCGAAAATCAGGCAGTACTTAGTTTATATGCTTCGGGACGCACATCAG GAATTGTATTGGATTGTGGACACGACGCAACGTATGTTGTCCCTATTGATAGGGGTCACACATTGACACAAGCCATCGAAATAATAACCGTTGGGGGTAGCAAATTGACAGATTACTTGGCTAGTTGTCTAGCCGATAAAGGAATAACTCGGCTGACTAACGAAACAGTTCGAAATATCAAGGAGAAGCTGGG AAGCATCACCGTAGGACAGGAGAGAATTCGCTGTACTGAGGTTCTCTTTCAACCGTCACTCGTAGATTTAGAAACTTCGGGCATTCATCAGGCATTATTTAATTCAATTATGAATTGCGACATCGATGTCCGGAACGAACTGTTTGCCAATGTAGTGCTTTCCGGTGGTTCAACCATGTTCGGTGGAATGGCCAATCGGTTGGAACGAGAACTACGGGCGCTAGTAGCCCCGGACGCAGTTAAGATCAAGGTGATTACTCCTGCGCAACGCATATACTCGGCTTGGAGGGGTGGTTCAAATTTGGCATCGCTGGCCGGCTACCAAAACCTGTGGATCACAAGAGAAGAGTACGACGATTTTGGATTGGACATTGTGCAACGCAAGTGTCTTTAG
- the LOC134208058 gene encoding actin-3-like isoform X1, protein MLDPLETAVVIDNGSGWIKAGLAGEHEPAVVFPTVVGTSAEEQDVVGSLEASKLVNPIQLGRITDWDSMEKIWHYTFYDQLTIAPEEHPVLLSDVPLNPKAYREKMTQIMFESFSCPAVLIENQAVLSLYASGRTSGIVLDCGHDATYVVPIDRGHTLTQAIEIITVGGSKLTDYLASCLADKGITRLTNETVRNIKEKLGFVALDFEKEISTASEMYFQLPNGRSITVGQERIRCTEVLFQPSLVDLETSGIHQALFNSIMNCDIDVRNELFANVVLSGGSTMFGGMANRLERELRALVAPDAVKIKVITPAQRIYSAWRGGSNLASLAGYQNLWITREEYDDFGLDIVQRKCL, encoded by the exons ATGCTAGATCCGCTGGAAACCGCAGTTGTCATCGATAATGGATCCGGATGGATCAAGGCTGGCTTGGCCGGAGAGCATGAACCGGCGGTTGTGTTTCCCACGGTCGTCGGTACCAGCGCCGAAGAGCAGGACGTCGTGGGAAGCCTGGAGGCATCCAAGCTAGTGAATCCAATACAACTCGGTCGGATAACCGATTGGGATAGCATGGAAAAGATTTGGCATTACACATTCTACGATCAATTGACAATTGCTCCGGAGGAACACCCGGTCCTGCTGAGTGACGTACCACTCAATCCGAAGGCATACCGCGAGAAGATGACACAAATCATGTTCGAGTCGTTCAGCTGCCCAGCTGTACTCATCGAAAATCAGGCAGTACTTAGTTTATATGCTTCGGGACGCACATCAG GAATTGTATTGGATTGTGGACACGACGCAACGTATGTTGTCCCTATTGATAGGGGTCACACATTGACACAAGCCATCGAAATAATAACCGTTGGGGGTAGCAAATTGACAGATTACTTGGCTAGTTGTCTAGCCGATAAAGGAATAACTCGGCTGACTAACGAAACAGTTCGAAATATCAAGGAGAAGCTGGGGTTCGTGGCTCTTGACTTTGAAAAGGAAATATCTACGGCATCGGAAATGTACTTTCAACTACCCAACGGCAGAAGCATCACCGTAGGACAGGAGAGAATTCGCTGTACTGAGGTTCTCTTTCAACCGTCACTCGTAGATTTAGAAACTTCGGGCATTCATCAGGCATTATTTAATTCAATTATGAATTGCGACATCGATGTCCGGAACGAACTGTTTGCCAATGTAGTGCTTTCCGGTGGTTCAACCATGTTCGGTGGAATGGCCAATCGGTTGGAACGAGAACTACGGGCGCTAGTAGCCCCGGACGCAGTTAAGATCAAGGTGATTACTCCTGCGCAACGCATATACTCGGCTTGGAGGGGTGGTTCAAATTTGGCATCGCTGGCCGGCTACCAAAACCTGTGGATCACAAGAGAAGAGTACGACGATTTTGGATTGGACATTGTGCAACGCAAGTGTCTTTAG